AGAACCGGGGTGTTGACATGGGCCAGGCCATACTCGATGGAGCCGGCCTCGTCGGTGTCCACCACGTTGCCGGCCACCCGGATGACGAAGATGTCCATGATCCCGGCGTCGAAGATCCGCTCCACCGGGACCCGGGAGTCGGAGCAGGAGATGACCGTGGCGTACGCGTGGTTGCCCTGATTCTCCGAGCCGGCCTGGGCGAGGCGGGCCGCGTCGGCATGGGGATGGGCGGCCTTGCCGTCCACGAACCGCTGGTTGCCATCTTTGAGCATCTGGATGATGGCGTCGGGGGCAGGCTTGCTGGCAGCGGGACCGCTGGCCAGGACCGGGGCAGCCGTCATGACGAGGAAGGTACAGGCGGTGGCAGCAGCTTTCAGGATGCGCTTCATGACAGGTCTCCTTGTGCTTGGGAGAAGGGGAGAATGGTGCCGAGGCACGGGTCGTCTTTGAATGAATCGTCATTCATATTGGCGAAAACCGGCTCTTTGTCAACAAGAAATCAGGCCCCGGCTCTGCGATTGACAGGCCTCCCCGGCCTGGCTACATTCCTGCACCGGACGCCAAGCCGGCTGCGGCGGGCATCCCGGAAGCCATGAGCTACTACACCCTCCTCAATCTGGAACGGGAGCCCTTCTCCAACTCCCCGGATCCCGGCTTCTTCTTCCAGTCCACCGGCCACCGCCGCTGCCTGCGGG
The sequence above is a segment of the Thermodesulfobacteriota bacterium genome. Coding sequences within it:
- a CDS encoding carbonic anhydrase; translated protein: MKRILKAAATACTFLVMTAAPVLASGPAASKPAPDAIIQMLKDGNQRFVDGKAAHPHADAARLAQAGSENQGNHAYATVISCSDSRVPVERIFDAGIMDIFVIRVAGNVVDTDEAGSIEYGLAHVNTPVLVVLGHTQCGAVNAVTQAVLGHGHALERNIPPLVENIQPAVKRAMAAHPEAKDAEIVPFGIEENVWQSIQDLFMASPAARDMVTGGKVKVVGAIYDVGTGKVSWLPEAKTIDILKDVEANPARAMEAMAH